ACGGTGGCGCTGCGGGATGTCGACCTGACCATCGGCCGAGGTGAGGTCTTCGGGTATCTGGGGCCCAACGGCGCCGGGAAGACGACCACCCTTCGGTTATTGCTGGGCATGCTGCGCCCGACGACCGGCCGGGCCAGCGTGCTCGGGCTCGACGCCTGGCGGGACGCGGTCGCGGTGCATCGCCGGGTCGGCTACCTGCCGGGTGAACCGGCGCTGTACGGCAAGCTCAGCGGCCGTCAGCACGTGGCGTATTTCGGCCACCTGCGCGGCGCCGCGAACGACCGACGGGCGCTGAGCCTGGCCGATCGGCTGGACCTGGATCTGGATCGGCCGGCGCACGAGCTGTCCAAGGGCAACCGGCAGAAGCTGGCCGTGGTCCTGGCCCTGATGTCCGGGCCCGAGCTGCTGGTCCTGGATGAACCGACCAGCGGGCTGGACCCGATCGTGCAGCAGGAGTTCTACGCGTTGCTGCGAGAGCAGACGGACACCGGCGGCAGCGTGCTGCTGTCCTCGCACGTGCTCGGCGAGGTGCAGCGGGTGGCCGACCGGATCGGAGTGGTCCGATCGGGCCGGCTGATCGCGGTCGAGCGGATGGCCGACCTTCGCGAGAAATCCCTGCACCACGTCGGCGCCCGATTCGCCGACGACGTCAACGCGGCTGAATTCGCGGCCGTGCCTGGGGTGCGCGATCTGGCCGTCACCGGGCGGGTGATGACCTGCAGCGCCCCGCAGGCCGCCCTGGACGGCCTGCTCAAGCGGATCACCCGCCACCCGGTGGTCGATCTGGACTGCGCCGAGGCCGAGCTGGAGGAGACATTCCTGGCCTACTACGGGACCGGTGAGCACCATGCTGCATAACGTGGCGACCAAGACGCTGTTCGATCAGCGCCGGACCCTGCTGGCCTGGACGATCAGTCTGGCCCTGTTGGTCGGGATGTATGTGGCCATCTGGCCCAGCATCCGGGATCAGCCGGCGATGACCGACTTCCTCAACAGCATGCCGCCGGCGATCCGGTCGATGTTCGCCATGTCCGGGGCCGACATGAGCACGCCGATCGGCTACGTCAAGATCGAGATGCTGTCCCTGATGGCGCCTTTGCTGGTGCTGCTGTACGCGGTGAGCACGGGCGCGGCGGCCGTGGCCGGCGAGGAGGACCGGCACACCCTGGACCTGTTGCTGGCCAACCCGGTCAGCCGCAGCCGGGTGGTGCTGGACAAGTTGCTGGCGATGACGGTCGGGATCGTGCTGCTGGCCGGGGCCACCGCGGTGGCGCTGATGGTGATCAGCCCACTGGCCGACATGAGCCTGCCGACCGGACCGATCGTGGCCGCCATGGTCCACCTGGCCCTGCTCGGCCTGGTGTTCGGCACCCTGGCCACCGCGGTCGGCGCGGCCACCGGAAATCTCACCGCGGCCCGAGCGGTGCCCGCCGTCACCGCCGTGATCGCCTATGTCGTCAACGGTCTCGGCCCGCAGGTCTCCTGGCTGGCGCCGGCGCAGAAGTTCTCGCCGTTCTACCAGTACACCGGCCACGATCCTCTGCTCAACGGCCTGTCCGTGCCCGCAGTGCTGATCGCCCTGGCCACCGCGGCCGTCCTGGCCGAGATCGCCGTCGCCGGGTTCCGGCGCCGCGACGTGGCCGCGTGAACCACCGGACCCGGGTCGAACCGCACTCCGATCAGCGCCCGAACAGCCGGGAGAGCATCGAGCGGCTCTCGGCGGATCGCTCGGTGGGGGAGCAGCTGCAGCGCTGGTGCGCGGGCACGCCGGCCAGCACCTGATCGACATGCTTGCCGCATCCGGTGTAGCTGGCCTTGCCGCAAGTGCGGCAGGTGGCAGGACTGCACATCAGTTCTCGCCTTTCGAGGTGGGGATGGTGATCGTCGGCCCGCGCTGGATCGCCGTCGCGCACGTCAGCGCCGACGGTGGCCGCTCAGGCCAGGGACAGGAACAGTTTCTCCATGGTCTTGGTGTCCAGGGTGTCCGCACCGTCGGACTCGATGAGGCACTGCTTGAGGCCGGCCGCGATGACGGCGAACCCGGCGCGGTCCACGGCCCGGCTGACCGCGGCGAGCTGGGTCACGATGTCCTGGCAGTCGCGGCCCTCCTCGATCATCCGCAGCACCCCGCCGATCTGCCCCTGGGCCCGGCGCAGCCGGTTGACGACGGCGGTGATTGATTCCGGTTCGATCTGGACCATGCTGGCTCCTCGGGGTGGCGGGCGTCGTGATGTCGGGTGGTTGATCAGGTCGTCGGCGATTGAACCAGCGAATCCAGGGCGCTGGTCAGGCGGCCTCGCGCCTCGGCGGCCACCGGCTGCAGGCCGGGGTTCCCGGTGAGGGTGACCATGATGGCCGGATCGATGGTCTCCACCCGGGTCCGGTCGTCGGCCACGCTGCGGACCACGACGTTGCAGGGCAGCAGGAGCCCGATCGAGGGCTCGGCCAGGATCGCGGCATGGGCCAAGGGTGGCCGGCACGCCCCCAGGATCACCTGGGGTGCGATGTCGGCGCCGATCTTCGCCTTCAGCGTGGCCCGCATGTCGATCTCGGTGAGCACGCCGAAGCCCTGGGCGGCCAGCGCGTCCCGGGTGGCTTGGACCACCTCGGCGAAGGGGCGCTCGACGATGACCGCGATCGCGTAGTCGGGTCGGGCCGCGGCCGTGGTGCCGGTCATGCCGACATCGCCTTGGCCGCGGCGACCTGGGCCCGGACCTGGTCCATGTCCAGGCCTCGCACGGCCGTGATGAGTTGGTCGAGGGACTTCGCCGGCAGGGCGCCGGGCTGGGAGAAGACCAGGATGCCGTCCCGGAACACCATCAGCGTCGGAATGGATCGGATACCGGCCGCCGAGGCCAGATTCGGTTCGGCTTCGGTGTCGACCTTGCCGAACACGATGTCCGGGTTGGCCGTCGCGGCCTGCTCGAAGACGGGTGCGAACATCCGGCACGGCCCGCACCAGGAGGCCCAGAAGTCGATCAGGACGATCCCGTCGCGCTGCACGACGCGTTCGAACGTGCTGTCGGTCAGTGTGGTGGTGGCCATGTCAGACGATCCTTTCCAGATCGGAAGTATACCCATAGGGGTATCAACGGGCGCGACGTCAACATTGTTCCCGACGCCCGGCGCGATGCGGGGTGGGGTATCGATTGGCCGGCTCAGGTGTCGTCGGGCGGGGGTACAGTCGGTCGTGGACAGATACCCCCTGGGGTATTGCTCGAGAGAGAGGCAAGGGTGGAACGAGATGAGCAATGTGGTGATTACGGGGTCCGAACGGGCTCGCCCGAGTGGTGCGACGGTGACGGATCCCGGTGCCGGAACGACGATCGTGCCGATCGAGACGCCGACCTTGGGGGACCGCAGCTACCTGATCCATGACGGTCGGGTGGCGGTGGTGATCGATCCCCAACGCGACATCGACCGGGTGCTGCGGCTGGCCGGCGCCGCCGGCGTCCGGATCTCTCACATCTTCGAAACTCACATTCACAACGACTATGTCACCGGTGGGTTGGCCCTGGCCGGGGTCACCGGAGCGGCCTATCACGTGAACGCCGCCGACCCCGTGGCCTACGAGCGGGTGGGGGTTGGCGACGGCGACGTCGTCGAGATCGGCCCGGGTTGGCGGCTGCGGGTCCTGGCCACCCCGGGGCACACCTACACCCACCTGTCCTACGTGCTCGAGGAGCACGGCACCGCCACCGCCGTGTTCTCCGGCGGATCGCTGCTGTTCGGCTCGACGGGCCGGCCCGACCTGCTCGGCCCGGATCACACCCACGAGTTGGTCCATCACCAGTACGCCTCGGCCCGGCGGCTGGCCGCGGAACTGCCCGAGCAGACCCAGGTGATGCCGACCCACGGCTTCGGCAGTTTCTGCTCAGCCACCCAGACCGAGGCCGTCGCCTCCACGATCGGGGCCGAGAAATCGACCAACCCGGTCCTCACTCAGGATGAGACCCATTACGTCAGTGATCTTCTCGCGGGTCTGGACGCGTTCCCGGCCTACTACGCGAAGATGGGTCCGGCGAACACCGCCGGTCCGGGCGCGCCGGACCTGTCCCCGCCGGAGCCCGCCGACGCCCGCCAGTTGCGTCAGCGGTTGGAACGTGGCGAGTGGCTGGTCGATCTGCGAACCCGCACCGCATTTGCCGCCGGACACGCTCCCGGAACGCTCAATTTCGGACTCGACGGGTCATTCGCGACCTACCTGGGTTGGCTGATCCCGTGGGGGACGCCGGTGACCCTGCTCGGCGAGAACGCCGCCCAGGTCGCGCAGGCGCAGCGGGAGATGGTCCGGATCGGCATCGACCGGCCGGCCGCCGCGGCCACCGGTGGGCCGCGACAGTGGACCGACGGCCCGCTCGACACCGTCGAGCGGGCGACCTTCGCCGACCTGGCCCAGGTCCGGCACCACCGCCGCGTCACCGTCCTGGACGTGCGGCGCAATCTGGAGCGGTCCGCGTCGCGCATCGACGGTGCGTGGCACATCCCGCTGCACGAGCTGCTGGTTCGGGCCGACGAGATTCCCGCCGGGGAGCTGTGGGTGCATTGCGCGGCCGGCTACCGGGCCTCGATCGCCGCGTCGATCCTGCTGGCCCGGGGGCACCGGGTGGTCGCCGTCGACGACGACTACAGCAACGCGGCGGCCACCGGCCTGCCCGTCACCGTCGGTGCGTGAGCGGGTTCTGATCATGGTGCTGATCGTCGCGATCCTGGCCGGGGCGCTGATCGGCCTGAGCCTGGGTGCGCTCGGCGGCGGCGGATCGATCCTCACCGTGCCGGCCCTGGTGTACCTGGTCGGGATGGACCCACGCGCGGCGACGACGGGCTCACTGATCATCGTCGGCGTCACCGCCGTGGTCGGAATGCTGGCCCACCACCGGGACGGGCACGTCCGGATGTCGAAAGGCGTGGTGTTCGGACTGGTGGGCGCAGTGGGCGCGGTCGCCGGGAGCCGGCTCTCGCTCGCGGTCCCCCCGGATGTGCTGCTGGCCGGATTCTCCGTGCTGATGCTGGCCGTGGCGGCCATCATGCTCGCCCGCCGCCGGGTGCCGGCCGGCCGCGGCGGCCCGGGCATGGCCGAGGCCGTCCCGTTCGATGTCCCGATCGTCTCGTTCACACCCCGGTTCGTCTGCGCCTGCCCCCGGGCGGCCAAGGTGGTCGTGGCCGCGCTGGCCCTCGGGCTGATGACCGGGTTCTTCGGGGTGGGGGGCGGGTTCCTGGTGGTGCCGGCGCTGGTGCTGGCCCTGGACTTTCCGATGCCGGTCGCCGTGGGCACGTCGTTGCTGGTCATCGCGCTCAACAGCGCCACGTCCCTGGTGGCCCGCGCCGGTTCCGGCCTCGAGATCGACTGGTCCGTCATCGCCGTGTTCACCGGGGCCGCCGTCATCGGCAGCCTGCTGGGGGCTCGGATCGCGCGCCGGGTTCGACCGCAGAGCCTGCAGATCGCTTTCGCCGGGCTCATTGTCGCCGTCGGCCTGTACACCGCTGCCCGCAGCCTTCCCGTGCTGCTGAGCTGATGCCGCTGGCCCTTGCGGCGATGGGGGTTGGTCGGGTTGCTCAGTCCCCGACGACCGCGACGGGGTCCGGGGCCAGCGTGATGTCGATCGTCGGCGGTTGGACGAGCGTGTTGTGCACGGTGCAGTGCGAGGCGACCGCCAGGAACGCGTCTCGGCGGTCGGGGGGCAGCGCCGCCGGCGGCGTCACGACGATGGCGATCCGGCTGACGCGGGCGGGTCGGCCGCCGAGCTCGTAGCCCACCGCGACCTGCAGGCCGTCGGTCGAGAACTGATGCCGGGCGGCGTACCGGCGCGCGTAGAACGCGACGCAACTGGCCAGGCCGGCGACGAACAGCTCGGTCGGCGTCGGCGCGCTGTCGGTCCCACCCGCCCCGACCGGCTGGTCCACCAGCACGGTGTGCTCCCGGATGTCGACGGCGAACCGGTCACCACCCAGATGGCGGACCCTGACCTCGTCAGTCATCACTGTGCTCCTTGACGGCTCGGCGTCGATCGCGTGCGGCCCTCGGTCGGCGAGAGGGGGATACCCGGCACGGTAGGGCGGGCGGGGCGCGCGCACCACGGGCGAAGGTCCCGAGCCGGTCCGACCTGACCGGAAGGAGGCCGTCGACGGCGTCGCCGGGCTGGCACAATCCATCCGCCGGTGTCGGTCGCCGATCTCGACCGGCGCCGGGCCTTGCCGCCCACGCCCTGCCCAGGAGCATCCCGATGAGCTTGTCGATCCGCGCGTGGTCAGTGGGCCGGGTGCTGGGTTTGCCCAAGCCGGCGATCACGTACCAGCGCGGCCAGGGTCAGACCATCGATCTGCCGTTGATCATGTTCGTGATCGAGGGCGGTGCGGCGCCGATCGTGGTGGACACCGGTGGCGACGTCGGTCGGGCGTGGGACCTGCACCGGATCCGGATGGAGCAGGCGGAAGCGGAACGACCCGAGGTGGTGCTGCGCTCGGCCGGCATTGATCCGAACGACGTGCGCATCGTGGTCAACACCCACCTGCACTGGGACCACAGTTCGAACAACCACCTTTTTCCGCGGGCCGCCCCGTCGTCGTGCAGCGCCGCGAACTGGACTACGCCCGACGTCCGGTGCCGTGGCACCGGGCCCAGTTCGAGGCGGCCGCCGACCGGCCGGCGGCCTGGCGCGCGGCCGAGGCGAACCTGCAGCCGATCGAGGGCGAGACGGAACTGGCCCCGGGCGTCACCGCCGTCACCCTGCCCGGACACACTCCGGGCTCGCAGGGCGTGCTGGTGCAGACCGACAGCGGCCGCTACTTGATTGCCGGCGACTGCGTCTACCTGTACGAGAACTGGGCCGGCGACGATCAGGTCGAGCACATCGCGATCGGCCTCTACACCGACCTGGTCGCCTACGACGAAAGCCTGCGCAAGATCGAGACCATGGATTGCGAGGTCATCCCCAGCCACGACTTCGCCGTCGTGCGGCGTCACCGGTTCGGGTGATCGACACTCGTCGGTGGCCTCGGCGACGGGTTCCGACGCGCCGAAAGGGGGTTTGGCCGGCCCGGGTTCCGGACACTGGGGCACGGTGAGGCTGGGACGATGGGATTGACGCGGCCGTCCGGGCCCGCGGCGACGCCCGGGTCTGCGAGCGCCGGGAGAACCAGGCCGACCGGCCGGCCGTCGGTGACGGCTGACATCGGCCCCGGCGTGCTGCTCGATGAGCGCTACCGGCTGGACGAACGCGTCGGCGCGGGCGGCACCGCCACCGTCTACCGCGGCACGGACACCGTGCTGCACCGGCAAGTGGCCGTGAAACTGTTCCGTCCGGACGGCGCGGACGCCACGGTCGCCCGGCGCCGCGCCCGGGAGATGCGGCTGGCCGCGGCGGTAAGCGATCCGCACCTGGTGACGGTTTACGACGCGCACCCCGCGGATCCGGTGCCCACCACCCCGGAGGCCGCGC
This genomic window from Nakamurella multipartita DSM 44233 contains:
- a CDS encoding DUF302 domain-containing protein — translated: MTGTTAAARPDYAIAVIVERPFAEVVQATRDALAAQGFGVLTEIDMRATLKAKIGADIAPQVILGACRPPLAHAAILAEPSIGLLLPCNVVVRSVADDRTRVETIDPAIMVTLTGNPGLQPVAAEARGRLTSALDSLVQSPTT
- a CDS encoding ABC transporter ATP-binding protein, whose protein sequence is MGEEAIVRTMGLGKSFGSTVALRDVDLTIGRGEVFGYLGPNGAGKTTTLRLLLGMLRPTTGRASVLGLDAWRDAVAVHRRVGYLPGEPALYGKLSGRQHVAYFGHLRGAANDRRALSLADRLDLDLDRPAHELSKGNRQKLAVVLALMSGPELLVLDEPTSGLDPIVQQEFYALLREQTDTGGSVLLSSHVLGEVQRVADRIGVVRSGRLIAVERMADLREKSLHHVGARFADDVNAAEFAAVPGVRDLAVTGRVMTCSAPQAALDGLLKRITRHPVVDLDCAEAELEETFLAYYGTGEHHAA
- a CDS encoding MBL fold metallo-hydrolase produces the protein MQRRELDYARRPVPWHRAQFEAAADRPAAWRAAEANLQPIEGETELAPGVTAVTLPGHTPGSQGVLVQTDSGRYLIAGDCVYLYENWAGDDQVEHIAIGLYTDLVAYDESLRKIETMDCEVIPSHDFAVVRRHRFG
- the trxA gene encoding thioredoxin, with the protein product MATTTLTDSTFERVVQRDGIVLIDFWASWCGPCRMFAPVFEQAATANPDIVFGKVDTEAEPNLASAAGIRSIPTLMVFRDGILVFSQPGALPAKSLDQLITAVRGLDMDQVRAQVAAAKAMSA
- a CDS encoding OsmC family protein produces the protein MTDEVRVRHLGGDRFAVDIREHTVLVDQPVGAGGTDSAPTPTELFVAGLASCVAFYARRYAARHQFSTDGLQVAVGYELGGRPARVSRIAIVVTPPAALPPDRRDAFLAVASHCTVHNTLVQPPTIDITLAPDPVAVVGD
- a CDS encoding metal-sensitive transcriptional regulator, which produces MVQIEPESITAVVNRLRRAQGQIGGVLRMIEEGRDCQDIVTQLAAVSRAVDRAGFAVIAAGLKQCLIESDGADTLDTKTMEKLFLSLA
- a CDS encoding MBL fold metallo-hydrolase, yielding MSNVVITGSERARPSGATVTDPGAGTTIVPIETPTLGDRSYLIHDGRVAVVIDPQRDIDRVLRLAGAAGVRISHIFETHIHNDYVTGGLALAGVTGAAYHVNAADPVAYERVGVGDGDVVEIGPGWRLRVLATPGHTYTHLSYVLEEHGTATAVFSGGSLLFGSTGRPDLLGPDHTHELVHHQYASARRLAAELPEQTQVMPTHGFGSFCSATQTEAVASTIGAEKSTNPVLTQDETHYVSDLLAGLDAFPAYYAKMGPANTAGPGAPDLSPPEPADARQLRQRLERGEWLVDLRTRTAFAAGHAPGTLNFGLDGSFATYLGWLIPWGTPVTLLGENAAQVAQAQREMVRIGIDRPAAAATGGPRQWTDGPLDTVERATFADLAQVRHHRRVTVLDVRRNLERSASRIDGAWHIPLHELLVRADEIPAGELWVHCAAGYRASIAASILLARGHRVVAVDDDYSNAAATGLPVTVGA
- a CDS encoding ABC transporter permease subunit is translated as MLHNVATKTLFDQRRTLLAWTISLALLVGMYVAIWPSIRDQPAMTDFLNSMPPAIRSMFAMSGADMSTPIGYVKIEMLSLMAPLLVLLYAVSTGAAAVAGEEDRHTLDLLLANPVSRSRVVLDKLLAMTVGIVLLAGATAVALMVISPLADMSLPTGPIVAAMVHLALLGLVFGTLATAVGAATGNLTAARAVPAVTAVIAYVVNGLGPQVSWLAPAQKFSPFYQYTGHDPLLNGLSVPAVLIALATAAVLAEIAVAGFRRRDVAA
- a CDS encoding sulfite exporter TauE/SafE family protein, encoding MVLIVAILAGALIGLSLGALGGGGSILTVPALVYLVGMDPRAATTGSLIIVGVTAVVGMLAHHRDGHVRMSKGVVFGLVGAVGAVAGSRLSLAVPPDVLLAGFSVLMLAVAAIMLARRRVPAGRGGPGMAEAVPFDVPIVSFTPRFVCACPRAAKVVVAALALGLMTGFFGVGGGFLVVPALVLALDFPMPVAVGTSLLVIALNSATSLVARAGSGLEIDWSVIAVFTGAAVIGSLLGARIARRVRPQSLQIAFAGLIVAVGLYTAARSLPVLLS